One Streptomyces sp. RPA4-2 genomic window carries:
- a CDS encoding cobyrinate a,c-diamide synthase codes for MVTSVPRLVIAAPSSGSGKTTVATGLMAAFAARGLAVSPHKVGPDYIDPGYHTLATGRAGRNLDAYLCGAELIAPLFAHGARGCDLAVVEGVMGLYDGAAGQGDLASTAQVAKLLRAPVVLVVDASSQSRSVAALVHGFASWDPGVRVAGVILNKVGSDRHEQMLREALDASGVPVLGALRRAPQVDTPSRHLGLVPVAERRADAVDAVRAMAEQVRRGCDLDALFALARGAGELTGAAWDTAEAVVPEPGGQKIVALAGGPAFTFSYAEHAELLAAAGADVVTFDPLRDEQLPQGTGGLVIGGGFPEVYAPELSANEPLRKAVAELAFGGAPVAAECAGLLYLSRELDGQPMCGVLDVTARMDERLTLGYRDAVAVSDSVLAAAGTRMRGHEFHRTVVEPGAGAAPAWGVRAPRPRVEGFVQQGVHASYLHTHWASVPGVARRFVERCLTS; via the coding sequence GTGGTGACGTCCGTCCCCCGGCTGGTCATCGCCGCGCCCTCCTCGGGCAGCGGCAAGACCACCGTCGCCACGGGGCTGATGGCGGCCTTCGCCGCGCGGGGGCTCGCCGTGTCCCCGCACAAGGTGGGGCCCGACTACATCGACCCCGGGTACCACACGCTCGCGACCGGGCGTGCGGGGCGCAACCTCGACGCGTACCTGTGCGGTGCGGAGTTGATCGCGCCGCTGTTCGCGCACGGGGCGCGGGGGTGCGATCTCGCCGTCGTCGAGGGTGTGATGGGGCTGTACGACGGGGCGGCCGGGCAGGGCGACCTGGCGTCCACGGCGCAGGTGGCGAAGCTGCTGCGGGCGCCGGTGGTGCTGGTGGTCGACGCCTCGTCGCAGTCCCGGTCCGTGGCCGCGCTGGTGCACGGGTTCGCCTCCTGGGATCCCGGGGTGCGGGTCGCGGGGGTGATCCTCAACAAGGTGGGGTCCGATCGGCACGAGCAGATGCTGCGGGAGGCGCTGGACGCGTCGGGGGTGCCGGTGCTCGGTGCCCTGCGGCGTGCCCCGCAGGTGGACACGCCCTCCCGCCACCTGGGGCTGGTGCCCGTCGCCGAGCGGCGCGCGGACGCCGTGGACGCCGTGCGGGCGATGGCCGAGCAGGTGCGGCGCGGGTGCGATCTGGACGCGTTGTTCGCGTTGGCGCGTGGTGCGGGTGAGTTGACCGGTGCGGCCTGGGACACGGCCGAGGCGGTTGTTCCGGAACCGGGCGGCCAGAAGATCGTCGCCCTCGCCGGCGGCCCCGCCTTCACCTTCTCCTATGCCGAGCACGCCGAGCTGCTCGCCGCCGCCGGGGCCGACGTCGTCACCTTCGATCCGCTTCGGGACGAGCAACTGCCGCAGGGAACGGGCGGGTTGGTGATCGGCGGGGGCTTCCCCGAGGTGTACGCGCCCGAGTTGTCCGCCAACGAGCCGTTGCGCAAGGCCGTGGCCGAGCTGGCGTTCGGCGGCGCGCCCGTCGCCGCCGAGTGTGCCGGCCTGCTCTATCTCTCGCGCGAGCTCGACGGACAGCCGATGTGCGGGGTGCTCGACGTCACGGCCCGGATGGACGAGCGGCTCACCCTGGGCTACCGGGACGCCGTGGCCGTGTCCGACAGCGTGCTCGCCGCGGCCGGTACCCGGATGCGCGGGCACGAGTTCCACCGGACGGTCGTGGAGCCCGGTGCCGGCGCGGCTCCCGCCTGGGGGGTGCGCGCCCCGCGGCCGCGCGTCGAGGGTTTCGTACAACAAGGTGTGCACGCGAGTTATCTGCACACGCACTGGGCGTCCGTACCCGGTGTCGCCCGTCGGTTCGTGGAGAGGTGCCTGACGTCATGA
- the cobI gene encoding precorrin-2 C(20)-methyltransferase, with translation MSSKLIGVGVGPGDPELVTVKGVNALRAAEVVVVPVMDTGERGRAEATVLHYVPAEKVLRIVFALNERTDRARREAAWDAAGARVAELLERHTTVAFATIGDPNVYSTFTYLAHTIGALVPGTEIETVPGITAMQDLAARSGAVLTEGTEPLTLVPVTAGAAVLKDALSGPGTVVAYKFGRQAHEVARALRETGRIDDAVWGSALGLEGESIRPAADLGGEPLPYLSTLIAPARRDGGRGGKL, from the coding sequence ATGAGCAGCAAGCTGATCGGAGTCGGCGTCGGCCCCGGAGACCCGGAGCTGGTGACCGTCAAGGGCGTCAACGCGCTGCGTGCCGCCGAGGTGGTCGTGGTGCCCGTCATGGACACCGGGGAACGCGGGCGCGCCGAGGCGACCGTGCTGCACTACGTGCCCGCGGAGAAGGTCCTGCGGATCGTGTTCGCGCTCAACGAGCGGACCGACCGCGCGCGCCGCGAGGCCGCCTGGGACGCCGCGGGCGCGCGGGTCGCGGAGCTGCTGGAGCGGCACACGACCGTCGCCTTCGCGACGATCGGCGACCCCAACGTGTACTCGACCTTCACCTATCTCGCGCACACCATCGGCGCGCTCGTGCCCGGGACGGAGATCGAGACCGTGCCCGGCATCACCGCCATGCAGGATCTCGCCGCCCGCTCGGGGGCCGTGCTCACGGAGGGGACCGAGCCGCTCACCCTGGTACCGGTGACGGCCGGGGCCGCCGTGCTCAAGGACGCCCTGAGCGGGCCCGGCACGGTCGTCGCGTACAAGTTCGGACGGCAGGCGCACGAGGTCGCGCGGGCGCTGCGGGAGACCGGGCGGATCGACGACGCGGTGTGGGGTTCGGCGCTCGGTCTGGAGGGCGAGTCCATCCGGCCCGCCGCCGACCTCGGCGGCGAGCCGCTTCCGTACCTCTCCACGCTCATCGCACCCGCCCGGCGGGACGGCGGACGCGGCGGGAAACTGTGA
- a CDS encoding ZIP family metal transporter, translating to MAVLVALGAFLMTLAGGWTAQRVTDRRHLVLGLAGGLMLGVVGLDLLPEALRTAGGEVFGVPAALLLFVAGFLLAHLVERLLAARQAAHGGEECAGRAPEVGLTAAAAMVGHSAMDGVAIGAAFQVGGGMGLAVALAVVAHDFADGFNTYTITSLYGNARRKAITMLFADAAAPVAGATSTLFLTIPVHLLGGYLGLFGGVLLYLAAAEILPEAHHEHPARSTLLFTVGGAAFIWLVVGLAGTG from the coding sequence ATGGCGGTCCTCGTCGCGCTCGGCGCGTTCCTGATGACGCTGGCCGGCGGCTGGACGGCTCAGCGGGTGACCGACCGCCGTCATCTGGTGCTCGGCCTGGCCGGTGGGCTGATGCTGGGCGTGGTCGGCCTGGACCTGCTGCCGGAGGCGCTGCGCACGGCGGGCGGCGAGGTCTTCGGCGTACCGGCCGCGCTGCTGCTGTTCGTCGCCGGGTTCCTCCTCGCCCATCTGGTGGAACGGCTGCTGGCCGCCCGGCAGGCCGCGCACGGCGGCGAGGAGTGCGCCGGCCGGGCGCCGGAGGTGGGCCTGACGGCCGCCGCCGCGATGGTCGGCCACAGCGCCATGGACGGCGTCGCGATCGGCGCCGCCTTCCAGGTGGGCGGCGGCATGGGCCTGGCGGTCGCCCTCGCGGTGGTCGCCCACGACTTCGCGGACGGCTTCAACACGTACACGATCACGAGCCTGTACGGGAACGCGCGCCGCAAGGCGATCACGATGCTGTTCGCCGACGCGGCGGCCCCGGTCGCCGGCGCCACCTCCACGCTCTTCCTCACCATCCCGGTGCACCTGCTCGGCGGCTATCTCGGGCTCTTCGGCGGCGTCCTGCTGTACCTCGCCGCCGCCGAGATCCTGCCCGAGGCGCACCACGAGCACCCGGCCCGCTCGACCCTGCTGTTCACGGTCGGCGGCGCGGCCTTCATCTGGCTGGTGGTGGGCCTCGCCGGAACCGGATGA
- the cobM gene encoding precorrin-4 C(11)-methyltransferase, producing the protein MADAPTGKVTFVGAGPGAADLLTFRAARAIAEADVVIWAASLVQAEVLEHAREGAEILDSATMSLEDVVAVYERAAREGLRVARIHSGDPSLWGGTQEQLDRCADLDVETEIVPGVSSFSAVAALARRELTIPEVAQSVILTRLGGGKTPMPPGEEVREFARHGTTMALFLSAARSGQLVRELLEGGYPTSTPVVVAYQATWPEELIVRCTIGTLEETVKEHKLWKHTLFLVGPALDASGTRSHLYHPGHFHGFRKADPRARAELRAARRGSTS; encoded by the coding sequence ATGGCCGATGCCCCCACCGGCAAGGTGACCTTCGTCGGGGCCGGGCCCGGCGCCGCCGACCTGCTGACGTTCCGCGCCGCGCGCGCGATCGCCGAGGCCGACGTCGTGATCTGGGCGGCCAGCCTGGTGCAGGCCGAGGTCCTCGAACACGCGCGCGAGGGTGCGGAGATCCTGGACTCGGCGACGATGTCCCTCGAGGACGTCGTGGCCGTGTACGAACGCGCCGCCCGCGAGGGCCTGAGGGTCGCGCGCATCCACTCCGGCGACCCGTCCCTGTGGGGCGGCACGCAGGAGCAGCTCGACCGGTGCGCGGACCTGGACGTCGAGACCGAGATCGTGCCCGGTGTCTCCTCCTTCTCCGCGGTGGCCGCGCTCGCCCGGCGCGAGCTGACGATTCCCGAGGTCGCGCAGTCCGTGATCCTCACCCGGCTCGGCGGCGGCAAGACGCCGATGCCGCCCGGGGAGGAGGTGCGGGAGTTCGCCCGGCACGGGACGACCATGGCGCTGTTCCTGTCGGCGGCCCGCAGCGGCCAGCTGGTACGGGAGCTGCTGGAGGGCGGCTATCCGACCTCGACGCCGGTCGTGGTCGCGTACCAGGCGACCTGGCCGGAGGAGCTGATCGTCCGGTGCACGATCGGGACGCTGGAGGAGACGGTCAAGGAGCACAAGCTCTGGAAGCACACGCTGTTCCTCGTCGGTCCGGCGCTCGACGCGAGCGGCACCCGCTCGCACCTCTACCACCCCGGTCACTTCCACGGCTTCCGCAAGGCCGACCCGCGGGCCCGCGCGGAGCTGCGTGCGGCGCGGCGCGGCAGTACGTCGTGA
- the cbiE gene encoding precorrin-6y C5,15-methyltransferase (decarboxylating) subunit CbiE codes for MITVVGTGTGAPLPPDAEAAVARADLVVGARRHLAAARLPAGAEQVVLGPLAPALDTVERYLAKARENQKEGGEDAEGGRVVVLASGDPGFFGIVRALAERFGPERLDVRPGVSSVATAFARLGLPWDDAVVVSAHGRDLRTAAHVCRSHPKVAVLTGPGSGPAELGAALTHRSGARVLVVASALGDPAHERVERVTPAEAAARDWGTAVSVVLCLDESRVLAPVRTVAGPAAGPDRWALDESEFAHRDSMISKFEVRALALARIGPRLGDLVWDVGAGSGSVAVECARFGAAVTAIEKTRDGCDRIRANAGAHGVDVRVVHGAAPTVLSDLEDPDAVFIGGGGRELPAIVTVCARRARRAVVVAMAALDRVPAVRDALEAAGFACDGVLLQSSRLAPLPGNVTRLAATNPVFLLWGVRPPARTEGVPQ; via the coding sequence GTGATCACCGTCGTCGGTACGGGGACGGGGGCGCCGCTGCCACCGGACGCCGAGGCCGCCGTGGCGCGGGCCGACCTGGTCGTGGGGGCCCGGCGTCATCTGGCGGCCGCGCGGCTGCCGGCGGGCGCCGAACAGGTCGTCCTCGGGCCGCTCGCCCCCGCCCTCGACACCGTCGAGCGGTACCTGGCGAAGGCGCGGGAGAACCAGAAGGAAGGCGGGGAGGACGCGGAGGGCGGCCGGGTCGTCGTGCTCGCCTCCGGCGACCCCGGGTTCTTCGGGATCGTCCGGGCGCTGGCCGAGCGGTTCGGGCCGGAGCGGCTGGACGTCCGGCCCGGTGTCTCGTCCGTCGCGACCGCCTTCGCGCGGCTCGGGCTGCCCTGGGACGACGCGGTGGTGGTGAGCGCCCACGGGCGTGACCTGCGCACGGCCGCGCACGTCTGCCGGTCCCACCCGAAGGTGGCCGTGCTGACCGGGCCCGGTTCCGGTCCCGCCGAACTCGGCGCCGCGCTCACCCACCGCTCCGGCGCGCGCGTCCTCGTCGTGGCGAGCGCCCTCGGCGACCCCGCGCACGAACGCGTGGAGCGGGTCACGCCCGCCGAGGCCGCGGCCCGCGACTGGGGTACGGCGGTCAGCGTCGTCCTGTGCCTGGACGAGTCCCGTGTCCTCGCTCCCGTGCGGACGGTGGCCGGGCCGGCCGCCGGTCCCGACCGGTGGGCCCTGGACGAGAGCGAGTTCGCGCACCGCGACTCGATGATCAGCAAGTTCGAGGTACGGGCACTCGCGCTGGCCCGGATCGGGCCACGCCTCGGGGATCTGGTCTGGGACGTCGGGGCGGGTTCCGGGTCCGTCGCCGTCGAGTGCGCGCGGTTCGGTGCCGCCGTCACCGCGATCGAGAAGACGCGGGACGGCTGCGACCGGATCCGGGCCAATGCCGGGGCGCACGGGGTCGACGTGCGGGTCGTGCACGGGGCGGCGCCCACCGTGCTGTCCGATCTGGAGGATCCGGACGCCGTCTTCATCGGCGGTGGCGGGCGGGAGCTGCCCGCCATCGTGACGGTCTGCGCGCGGCGCGCCCGGCGGGCCGTCGTCGTCGCCATGGCCGCGCTGGACCGGGTCCCGGCGGTCCGGGACGCGCTCGAGGCCGCCGGGTTCGCCTGCGACGGCGTGCTTCTGCAGTCCTCCCGGCTCGCGCCGCTGCCGGGGAACGTCACCCGGCTCGCGGCGACCAATCCCGTCTTCCTGCTGTGGGGCGTCCGGCCTCCGGCCCGTACCGAAGGAGTCCCCCAGTGA
- the cobJ gene encoding precorrin-3B C(17)-methyltransferase — MIGLISATAAGAAARDRLAAAWPARTRVYDGSGESVGDAVRRAFVECDQLVCFLATGAVVRLIAPLLGDKTTDPGVVCVDEAGRFAVSLVGGHGGGANELACEVGELLGAEPVVTTATDAVGVPGLDTLGLPVEGDVAGVTRALLDGEPVALDAESAWPLPALPLSAQGAYTVRVTDRVVAPAERLVILRPPSLVVGVGASKGAPVDEVLGLVEDALRDAGLSARSVAELATVDAKAEEPGVVGAAERLGVPLVTYTAGELAAVDVPNPSGAPLAALGTPSVAEAAALLRGGELLVPKRKSARADGQPAMATCAVVRRPARGRLAVVGLGPGARDLLTPRARQELRRASVLVGLDQYVDQIRDLLRPGTRILESGLGAEEERARTAVSEARRGQAVALIGSGDAGVYAMASPALAEASDDIDVVGVPGVTAALAAGAILGAPLGHDHVSISLSDLHTPWEVIERRVRAAAEADIVVTFYNPRSRGRDWQLPKALAILSGHREPTTPVGVVRNASRPDESSRLTTLAGLDPATVDMMTVVTVGNTATREIAGRMVTPRGYRWQEEPK, encoded by the coding sequence GTGATCGGCCTGATTTCCGCCACGGCGGCGGGCGCGGCCGCCCGCGACCGGCTGGCCGCGGCCTGGCCCGCCCGTACCCGCGTGTACGACGGGTCCGGCGAGTCCGTCGGGGACGCCGTGCGGCGCGCCTTCGTGGAGTGCGACCAGCTGGTGTGCTTCCTCGCCACGGGCGCGGTGGTGCGGCTGATCGCGCCGCTGCTGGGCGACAAGACCACCGACCCCGGTGTCGTGTGTGTCGACGAGGCCGGGCGGTTCGCCGTGTCCCTAGTCGGGGGGCACGGCGGCGGGGCGAACGAACTGGCGTGCGAGGTGGGCGAGTTGCTCGGCGCCGAGCCCGTGGTGACGACGGCCACGGACGCGGTGGGGGTGCCAGGACTGGACACGCTGGGCCTCCCCGTGGAGGGGGACGTCGCCGGGGTGACCCGGGCCCTGCTGGACGGCGAACCCGTCGCCCTGGACGCCGAGTCGGCCTGGCCGTTGCCCGCGCTGCCGCTCTCGGCACAGGGCGCGTACACGGTCCGGGTCACCGACCGGGTCGTCGCGCCCGCCGAGCGCCTGGTGATCCTCCGCCCGCCCTCCCTCGTCGTCGGCGTGGGCGCCTCGAAGGGCGCTCCCGTGGACGAAGTGCTCGGGCTCGTCGAGGACGCCCTGCGGGACGCCGGGCTGTCCGCGCGGTCCGTCGCCGAGCTCGCCACCGTCGACGCCAAGGCCGAGGAGCCCGGCGTCGTCGGGGCCGCCGAGCGGCTCGGGGTGCCCCTGGTCACGTACACCGCCGGGGAGTTGGCCGCGGTCGACGTGCCGAACCCCTCCGGCGCGCCGCTCGCCGCCCTGGGCACCCCGTCCGTGGCCGAGGCCGCGGCCCTGCTGCGCGGCGGTGAACTCCTGGTCCCCAAACGGAAGTCGGCGCGGGCGGACGGGCAGCCCGCGATGGCCACCTGTGCGGTCGTACGCCGCCCGGCGCGCGGCCGGCTGGCGGTGGTCGGGCTCGGCCCCGGCGCCCGTGACCTGCTCACCCCCCGGGCCAGGCAGGAGCTGCGGCGGGCCTCGGTACTCGTCGGGCTCGACCAGTACGTCGACCAGATCCGCGACCTGCTGCGGCCCGGCACCCGGATCCTGGAGTCGGGGCTCGGCGCCGAGGAGGAGCGGGCGCGCACTGCGGTGTCCGAGGCCCGGCGCGGGCAGGCCGTCGCGCTGATCGGCAGCGGGGACGCGGGCGTGTACGCGATGGCCTCCCCCGCGCTGGCCGAGGCGTCCGACGACATCGACGTGGTCGGGGTGCCCGGGGTGACCGCCGCGCTCGCGGCGGGCGCGATCCTCGGCGCGCCCCTCGGCCACGACCACGTCTCGATCAGCCTCTCCGACCTCCACACCCCGTGGGAGGTCATCGAGCGGCGGGTACGGGCGGCGGCCGAGGCCGATATCGTAGTGACGTTCTACAACCCCCGCAGCCGGGGCCGCGACTGGCAGCTCCCGAAGGCGCTCGCGATCCTCTCCGGGCACCGGGAGCCGACGACGCCGGTGGGCGTCGTCCGCAACGCCTCGCGCCCCGACGAGAGCAGCCGCCTCACCACTCTCGCGGGACTCGATCCCGCGACGGTGGACATGATGACCGTCGTGACCGTGGGCAACAC